The Thermotoga sp. Ku-13t DNA segment GTTATGAACCATGCTGCGTTTGCGATAGCTGCATTTCGATCGACAAAGGAAGCCATCCGGATGTGCTCGAGCTTGATGCCGCCTCGAACCGCGGTATAGACGAAATAAGAAGGATCAGGGACGCCGTGGTGTTCAAACCCATGATGGGATCGTACAAAGTTTACATAATAGATGAGTTCCACATGCTCACAAGGGAAGCCTTCAACGCCTTGTTGAAAACTCTCGAAGAACCCCCGAAAGGTGTTGTGTTCGTACTCGCAACGACCAATTTGGAAAGAGTTCCACCAACGATCGTTTCGAGATGCCAGGTGATAGAATTCAAAAGCTTCAGAGAATCGGACATTCTGCAGCATCTCACCCGCGTCGCTGCGCAGGAAAAAATCGATGCAGATCGAGAAGCCCTCGCCCTCATCGCGAAACGCGCCTCGGGTGGCATGCGGGATGCATTGACTTTGCTGGAACAGGTATCGAGCTACGCTTTTGGCGAGAAGATCACGGTTGAAACGGTGGAACGAGCCCTGGGGCTCGCACCAGCTAGGACTGTGAGAGAATACCTTCAAGCGCTCATGAGCGGTGATGTAAAGAATGCGACCGACATAATCGAGAGAGTGTACGAGGATGGCTTCGACATCGACCAATTCGTCCAGCTCTGTCTGGAACAGCTGGAAGAAACGATCGCGGCAGATCCTTCGGTTGAAACTATCGCCTTAGCGAGAGACCTGATGAACATGGCCAGTGAGTTGAGACTCTTCGAGAACAAGAGAATAGCGTGCAAACTGCTCTCGATGGACATCGCGATGAAGAGAAGTGCGAAAGCCAAAGCAGTGGAGTCCGTCGAAAAAACAGAAGCCCAGGAGCGAATAGAGCAGACACAGAAAGTGGAACAACAATCCCAGCAGAGCGAGACGGTGGATATCTCCAAGGTCTTGGAATATCTGAAGGAACATGGCGATATGGCCATGTATGTGGCACTCGTCCAAGCCAAGGTTTCTAAAAAAGACAACAGAATAGAGATATCGTTCCTACCTTCACAGAGATTTCAGTACGAATACTTGAGAGAAAAACTGTTCGAACTGGAGTACCTCTTCAAAACTCAACTCAAATCCAATGTGGAGGTCGAACTCAAACTCGATGAAGAGCGCGAAAGGCAGTTGCTTGAAAAGCTGCAGAAAATGTTTCCGGGCAGGATCAGGATAGAGGAGTGATGGGGTTGAAAAAGATCAAGGGCTTTGGTGGAAGGAGTTATGGTCCCAAGGGAGAATCGAAAGATTTGAGTCTGGCTTCTATTCAGAAAATGCAAGAAGAGATGGCGAAGAAGGTTCAGGAACTCGAAGCGAGTTTCGGCCAGATGGAAGTTACCGCAACGGCCGGCGGAGGCGCGGTCAGGGTGACCGCCGCGTGTGATTATCGAATCTTGTCGATCGAGTACGACGACGAACTGCTGCAGGATAAGGAGATGTTCAACGATCTGATCATCGCCGCAGTCAACGAGGCTCTTCGAGAAATTCAGAAGCGAAGGGACGAAGAGATGGCGAAGCTCGTCCAGGGCGGACTGAGTTTGTGAATTTTTACACAATCTTGTCTTTTTCTCAATTGAGAAGCAGTATCATATAAGGTGAACTTTCAAACGAAAGGAGGTTTTCAGAGATGCGAGTTGCGATTAACGGTTTTGGCAGGATCGGCAGGTTGGTATTGAGAGAGATTCTCAAAAGGAAGTCTTCCGAGATCGAGGTTGTTGCCATCAACGATATCACAGATGCCGCCACTCTTGCCCATCTGTTCAAGTACGACTCGGTGCACAAGATCTACCCGGGTGAAGTTCGCGCGGAAGAAAATGCTATCGTTATCGACGGCAAGAGCTACAAAGTTCTCAGTGAGAAGGATCCCGCCAAGCTTCCCTGGAAGGATCTCGGTGTCGACGTCGTCATTGAGTCTTCCGGTGTTTTCACCGATCGTGAAAAGGCAGCTCTTCACCTGCAGGCAGGTGCGAAGAAAGTAGTCATAACTGCTCCCGCAAAAGGTGAAGACATCACGGTGGTCATCGGGTGCAACGAGGACAAGCTCACCCGTGAACATACCATCATCTCCTGCGCTTCCTGTACGACCAACTCCATCGCACCAATAATAAAAGTGCTCCACGAGAAGTTCAACATCGAAACCGGGTTCCTCACGACGGTGCACGCCTACACAAACGATCAGAGAGTGCTCGATCTTCCTCACAGGGATTTGAGGAGAGCAAGGGCAGCAGCACTGAACATCATTCCCACAACCACGGGAGCCGCGAAGGCTGTGGCACTTGTTGTTCCCGAATTGAAAGGTAAACTCGACGGAGTTGCTCTGAGAGTTCCAGTTCCAGATGGATCCATATCTGACTTCGTCGCCGTTGTGAGCAAAGAAACGACGATAGAAGAAGTGAACCAGGTTATGAAGGAAGCGTGCGAGACGGAACTCAAGGGCATCATCGGGTACAACACCGAACCGATCGTGAGCAGCGACATCATCGGGACAACGTACTCGGGAATCTTCGACGCAACTTTGACGAACGTGAAAGGCAAACTGATAAAGGTCTTCTCCTGGTACGACAACGAATATGGTTATTCCTGCAGAGTCGTCGACACAGTGGAAATGCTTGCGAAACTTCTGTGAGGGAGCCTTGCTCCCTCACTTTTTGAGGGGGTGAAACGATGAAGAAGATGACCATCAGGGATGTAGATCTGAATGGGAAAACTGTCATCATGAGAGTGGACTTCAACGTTCCAGTGGAGAACAACAAGGTCACAGATGATACACGCATCGTGGCGGCATTGCCCACCATAAAGTATGCTGTGGAACACAACGCCAAGGTCATACTGCTCTCACACCTCGGAAGGCCGAAAGGAGTCGATCCAAAATACAGTTTGAAACCCGTTGCGGATCACCTCAAGCAGATCTCCGGCCTGAACGTCATTTTCGTACCCCATGTCGTTGGAGAAGAAGTGAAGAAAGCTGTCCAGGAAGCCAAATCTGGTGATGTCATCGTCCTGGAGAACACGAGGTTCCACCCGGGAGAGGAGAAAAACGATCCCGAGCTAGCGAAGGCCTGGGCCGAACTGGCCGACATCCACGTGAACGATGCCTTCGGCACGGCTCACAGGGCCCACGCATCAAACGTTGGTATCGCTTCGTTCATCCCGAGTGTGGCGGGATTTTTGATGGAAAAGGAAATAGAATTCCTGAGCAAAGTGACTTACGAGCCTGATCATCCGTACGTGGTTGTCCTCGGCGGTGCGAAGGTGTCCGACAAGATAGGTGTCATCACGAACCTGATGAACAAGGCGGACAAGATCCTCATAGGCGGGGCAATGATGTTCACGTTCTTGAAAGTTCAGGGCGTGAACGTCGGTTCTTCCTTAGTCGAGAATGACAAGCTCGACCTGGCCAAACAGATACTCGAACAGGCTGAGCAGAAAAAAGTCAAAGTGGTACTGCCTGTAGATTGTGTCATGGCGCAGAAGATAGAAGCCGGAATCGAAAAGAAAGTTGTCGATCTGAAGGACGGTATCCCGGAAGGCTGGATGGGTCTGGACATCGGACCCAAGACAGCTGAGCTGTTCGAGAAAGAGCTCGCGGATGCCAAGACCGTTGTCTGGAATGGACCCATGGGCGTCTTTGAAATAGATGACTTCGCGGAAGGCACTAGAAAGGTCGCCCTGGCGATCAGCAAGGTCAAGGGTACCACAGTGGTCGGTGGAGGAGACACAGCGGCAGCGGTCGCCAAGTTCAATCTAGAATCAGCTTACTCGCACGTTTCGACCGGTGGAGGAGCTTCTCTGGAGTTCCTGGAAGGTCGAGAGCTACCCGGCATAAAGAGCATCGCTGACAAAAAAAAATAGGTAGGGTGATCCTGGCCGGCAACTGGAAAATGCACAAGACCAACCAGGAAGCCAAGCTCTTCGTGAACCAGCTGGTCAATAAATTGGCGGGCAAACGTTTCAAAATAGTCGTTTGCCCGCCTTTCGTTTCCTTGGTCGATGCGGTTGAACTCACGCGCGGAACCATTATCTCTGTCGGTGCCCAAAACTGCCACTTCGAACGTAGTGGAGCGTTCACCGGCGAAGTTTCGCCCACGATGTTGAAAGCGATCGGCGTTGAATTCGTGATCATCGGACATTCCGAACGCAGAAAATACTTCAACGAAACTGACGAAATGATAAACAGGAAACTGAAAGCGGCCATCAAAGAGGGCTTGAGACCCATACTGTGTGTTGGTGAAACGAAGGAAGAACGTGAGAAAGGCCTGACTTTTTGCGTCGTTGAGATGCAGATCAGACAAGCACTTTACAATCTTTCGAGGCAGGAAGTTCAGAACCTCGTGATAGCTTATGAACCCGTGTGGGCCATCGGTACGGGCATCGTGGCCAGGCCGGAGCAAGCTCAAGAGGTACATGCATTCATCAGGAAATTGCTCCGTGAACTGTACGATGAAGAGCTCGCGGAAAGCACACCGATTCTGTACGGCGGGAGCATAAAACCGGACAACTTCTTCGCGATCATGGCCCAGCTGGATGTGGATGGCGGTCTGGTGGGTGGTGCCAGCCTGGACGAACAGTTCGTTAAGCTTGCAGAGATCGTTCAGACCTTTGTAGAATGAACGAGCTTCCATCGAAAATCGGCACGACAGAATACAAATCGATCTGCGAGCAGTACTCGACGTCTCTGAGAAATCCTTTTTCGATGAGTTCTCGACCGTGCTGAGACCTACTGATGGTTTCGAAAACTGAACTATTGCACCGCCAAACGGACTCAGCTATCAACGCTGAGTCCGTCTTTTCTTTTTCACCGCTCAGCGCCACGATCGCACCCGCACAGAGCACATCTTCCAGAGCGATCCTTCCATTCTGACCGGAACAAACGATCGTAAAAGAATCGTGCCTTTTCAACTCGCGCACGATCGAGGAGAGGTTCAGAAAGCTCGCTGCGTAGAGAAATTCACACTCAATCCTTTGAATCGCACGCGTACCGTTGGTGGTCGACAGCACGATCTCTTTTCCCTGAACCAGATCGCTCAAGTATTCAAGCGGCGAATTTCCAAGATCGAAACCTTTCGGTTTCACACTCCTCCTTTCTCCGCACACGAGGACGTCTTTGTTCTTCTTCACGAGCGCCTGCTTCAACGTTGGGACTGGTTCTACTGAAGTTGCCCCGTTCGCCAGGGCCGTGACGATAACACTCGTGGCTCTGAGCACATCGATCAAGACACAAACCTTTGCCCTTATCTTTTCTTCCGGTACGAAGACCACATTGATCAAGGTTTCATTTCACTCCCAGAAGTCTGTCTATCTTTTCCTTATCGAAGCCTATGACGATCTGGTTACCTATTTCTATCACGGGCACAGCGGTTTGACCCGTCTTTTTGACGAGACGTTCTGCCGCGGATGGATCCTTCGAAACATCCAGCTCGGTGAATTTCAGTCCCAGCTGTCTGAAATAATTCTTCGCCCTCGCACAGTACGGACAGGTGGGAGTGGTGTAGATGGTGATCTTAACGTGCTGCATGGGCATCACCTCCTCATGTCTTCTTTGATGGCCTGTATGGTCTGAACATCGAGATAAAGCCTTTGAAACTTTTTCCCATCGACCGTTATCGTCAAGGGTTTCTCGAGAGACCCTTTCACCGAGTAGAACCTCAAGGCGTTCCTGCTGGCCTCGTAGATCAGTTTGTAAAACGCGGCCGTTGTCAGTGTGTTCTCGTTCTTAATCTCCTTCAACCATTGACGGACCAGAATATGATCGAAGGGATTGCCCTTCCTCACACTCAAACTCCTCAAGAAGTTCTCGAAACTTTCGACTCCGTTGCCAAGCATGTACCTGGCGAGTTTTTTTATCTGCTGTGAATCAACAATGGCGTAGTATCTGAAACTCGAGGAAAATTCGATCATCGATTCAGTGAAACTGAAGACTTCCAGCGGATTCTGAACGTCAAGCGATCTGTTGTTCAACGGGTTGAACGCGTACTGCGGAAGCTCGATCACGTACAACATTTTTTTCGTGGCGTCCACACGGATGAAATACGCCTTCTGCTGATCTTTAAGAATGAAAACATAGTGTACTACGGGCGATGCAAACTCGGGAGAACGCCTCAAACTGTTCAAAGAGAGAATGAACCAGAGACCAAAGCCCGCTGCAACAAAGATCAAGGCCAGAAGAATCCAGAACAGACCCGTCTTCCTCTTTTTGATCGCCACGCTCATGCACCTCCAGGCTCATCGTAGTTGTTTTCAGTGAACGATCTGGGTCTTCTCTTACGCAACAACCAGTTCCACATTTCGACCGTCTCCGAAAGCAGAAGGTATTCCTTTTTCATCGCATAGCAAACCTTGCTCCTGAGAGTTCGAATCAAGGCCTCGTCTAAATCACGTTCTGCCAGTCTTCTCAAATCTTCAACGCCTTCGTACACTCTCGTTTCTTCCAGGGCATCGGCGAGAAAGACGATCTTTCCGAC contains these protein-coding regions:
- a CDS encoding glutaredoxin family protein codes for the protein MQHVKITIYTTPTCPYCARAKNYFRQLGLKFTELDVSKDPSAAERLVKKTGQTAVPVIEIGNQIVIGFDKEKIDRLLGVK
- the dnaX gene encoding DNA polymerase III subunit gamma/tau, coding for MEALYRKYRPKSFSEVIDQLQAKLVLQNAILTDRVSHAYIFSGPRGSGKTTLARILAKALNCPNRKGYEPCCVCDSCISIDKGSHPDVLELDAASNRGIDEIRRIRDAVVFKPMMGSYKVYIIDEFHMLTREAFNALLKTLEEPPKGVVFVLATTNLERVPPTIVSRCQVIEFKSFRESDILQHLTRVAAQEKIDADREALALIAKRASGGMRDALTLLEQVSSYAFGEKITVETVERALGLAPARTVREYLQALMSGDVKNATDIIERVYEDGFDIDQFVQLCLEQLEETIAADPSVETIALARDLMNMASELRLFENKRIACKLLSMDIAMKRSAKAKAVESVEKTEAQERIEQTQKVEQQSQQSETVDISKVLEYLKEHGDMAMYVALVQAKVSKKDNRIEISFLPSQRFQYEYLREKLFELEYLFKTQLKSNVEVELKLDEERERQLLEKLQKMFPGRIRIEE
- the tpiA gene encoding triose-phosphate isomerase, which codes for MHKTNQEAKLFVNQLVNKLAGKRFKIVVCPPFVSLVDAVELTRGTIISVGAQNCHFERSGAFTGEVSPTMLKAIGVEFVIIGHSERRKYFNETDEMINRKLKAAIKEGLRPILCVGETKEEREKGLTFCVVEMQIRQALYNLSRQEVQNLVIAYEPVWAIGTGIVARPEQAQEVHAFIRKLLRELYDEELAESTPILYGGSIKPDNFFAIMAQLDVDGGLVGGASLDEQFVKLAEIVQTFVE
- the gap gene encoding type I glyceraldehyde-3-phosphate dehydrogenase, which produces MRVAINGFGRIGRLVLREILKRKSSEIEVVAINDITDAATLAHLFKYDSVHKIYPGEVRAEENAIVIDGKSYKVLSEKDPAKLPWKDLGVDVVIESSGVFTDREKAALHLQAGAKKVVITAPAKGEDITVVIGCNEDKLTREHTIISCASCTTNSIAPIIKVLHEKFNIETGFLTTVHAYTNDQRVLDLPHRDLRRARAAALNIIPTTTGAAKAVALVVPELKGKLDGVALRVPVPDGSISDFVAVVSKETTIEEVNQVMKEACETELKGIIGYNTEPIVSSDIIGTTYSGIFDATLTNVKGKLIKVFSWYDNEYGYSCRVVDTVEMLAKLL
- the pgk gene encoding phosphoglycerate kinase, whose translation is MKKMTIRDVDLNGKTVIMRVDFNVPVENNKVTDDTRIVAALPTIKYAVEHNAKVILLSHLGRPKGVDPKYSLKPVADHLKQISGLNVIFVPHVVGEEVKKAVQEAKSGDVIVLENTRFHPGEEKNDPELAKAWAELADIHVNDAFGTAHRAHASNVGIASFIPSVAGFLMEKEIEFLSKVTYEPDHPYVVVLGGAKVSDKIGVITNLMNKADKILIGGAMMFTFLKVQGVNVGSSLVENDKLDLAKQILEQAEQKKVKVVLPVDCVMAQKIEAGIEKKVVDLKDGIPEGWMGLDIGPKTAELFEKELADAKTVVWNGPMGVFEIDDFAEGTRKVALAISKVKGTTVVGGGDTAAAVAKFNLESAYSHVSTGGGASLEFLEGRELPGIKSIADKKK
- a CDS encoding YbaB/EbfC family nucleoid-associated protein — translated: MKKIKGFGGRSYGPKGESKDLSLASIQKMQEEMAKKVQELEASFGQMEVTATAGGGAVRVTAACDYRILSIEYDDELLQDKEMFNDLIIAAVNEALREIQKRRDEEMAKLVQGGLSL
- a CDS encoding 2-phosphosulfolactate phosphatase family protein, which encodes MVFVPEEKIRAKVCVLIDVLRATSVIVTALANGATSVEPVPTLKQALVKKNKDVLVCGERRSVKPKGFDLGNSPLEYLSDLVQGKEIVLSTTNGTRAIQRIECEFLYAASFLNLSSIVRELKRHDSFTIVCSGQNGRIALEDVLCAGAIVALSGEKEKTDSALIAESVWRCNSSVFETISRSQHGRELIEKGFLRDVEYCSQIDLYSVVPIFDGSSFILQRSERSLQA